The sequence below is a genomic window from Nostoc flagelliforme CCNUN1.
TCGTCACTCCAGAAGGTAACTACTTAGGCGGACTGATTGACTACCGCAACACTGACATGAGCAAGTTCTTTGAGATGATTGCTAACGTTGGTCAATATGCTCACAAACAGGGTTATTTCGGTGTAATTGGCTTTGATGTGCTGGAAGATCAAGAGGGACAATTTTATGCGATCGATGCCAATTTCCGAGTCAATGGCTCAACTCCGTTGTGCTTGCAACGTAATACCCTACTGGGGCTGGGAAAGGGAGTAGCTAAATATTCCAGTGACTACCGCATGGAAGGAACGCTGGATTTAATTTTAGCCACCTTAAAACCAGAACTAGATCGCAAGGATTTAATCATTCTGTCGGCTTTAGAGAAGATCAAATACGGAAAAATCAACACTGACATTTATGCGATCGTTACTGGAGAAAATATCCAGGAAATGCAGCATATCGAGCGTAAATTACAGAGCAAGGGATTACAATGGCTTCCTTAAAAAGCACCAATATTGCCTTAGTAGTTTATAAGAACATAGTGTAACTGAGGCAGATGAATGAGTGAGTTGCAAATCGGTACTAGTGGTTGGGTTTATAAACATTGGATGGATATTTTCTATCCGCCACATTTGCCTAGTGACCAGCAACTCTCATTTTATGCCCAACATTTTGCCACTGTTGAAATTAATTTTTCCTTTTATCGTTTACCAGAACGGTCTGTGTTTGAAAATTGGCGCGAACAAACACCATCTAATTTTATTTTTGCCGTCAAAGGTAGCCGCTATCTCACCCACATGAAGAAGTTAAAAGACCCGATAGAACCGCTATCTCGTCTGATGGAACGTGCATCTGGATTGCAAGAAAAGCTTGGGCCTATTTTATTTCAATTTCCTCATACCTGGCACATTAATATTGAGCGTCTTCAACCATTTTTGGAATTACTTCAAACTTACCCAAAACAAAGATTTACGGTTGAATTCCGCCACACAAGCTGGTTGGTTCCCCAAGTTTAC
It includes:
- a CDS encoding DUF72 domain-containing protein is translated as MSELQIGTSGWVYKHWMDIFYPPHLPSDQQLSFYAQHFATVEINFSFYRLPERSVFENWREQTPSNFIFAVKGSRYLTHMKKLKDPIEPLSRLMERASGLQEKLGPILFQFPHTWHINIERLQPFLELLQTYPKQRFTVEFRHTSWLVPQVYKLLESAGVALCLPVSPTVPLDVCLTTPWTYIRMHSGQWDIGYSDEELSTWAERIRSFFRQGINVYVYFNNDPNGHAIRDAQKLYILLGCC